The following coding sequences are from one Solea solea chromosome 11, fSolSol10.1, whole genome shotgun sequence window:
- the agmat gene encoding agmatinase, mitochondrial — MFSLWRNLNRTRAVSADFSSLRTSRSDALCVKNTRTYSGKRYNVPPSAEFVARVSGIPTMAKLPFQETAEGLDAAFVGVPIDTGTSNRPGARFGPRQIRVESAMLRSYNSGTRAAPYESLMVADIGDVNVNVYDLKDTCKRIREAYRKILATGCIPLTMGGDHTIAYPILQAIAEKHGPVGLVHVDAHADTSDVVLGEKIGHGTPFRRCVEEGLLDCKRVVQIGLRGTGYSADSYEWSRAQGFRVVQAEECWFKSLAPLMAEVRGQMGSGPVYLSFDIDALDPGFAPGTGTPEIAGLTPIQGVEIIRGCRGLSLVGCDLVEVSPPYDTTGNTALTGANLLFEMLCVLPNVKYH; from the exons ATGTTCTCGCTGTGGAGAAACCTGAACAGAACCCGCGCTGTGTCAGCGGACTTTTCCTCACTGCGGACTTCTCGCAGCGACGCTTTATGCGTAAAAAACACCAGGACGTACTCAGGGAAACGCTACAATGTTCCACCCAGCGCCGAGTTTGTTGCACGCGTGTCGGGGATCCCCACCATGGCCAAACTGCCTTTCCAGGAGACGGCGGAGGGGCTTGACGCTGCGTTTGTCGGCGTACCCATCGACACCGGGACTTCGAACCGACCCGGAGCGAG GTTTGGTCCCCGTCAAATCAGAGTTGAGTCTGCCATGCTGAGGTCGTACAACAGTGGCACCAGGGCGGCGCCGTACGAGTCCCTCATGGTAGCTGATATCGGGGACGTcaatgtgaatgtgtatgacCTGAAGGACACCTGCAAACGCATCAGGGAGGCCTACAGGAAGATCCTCGCGACGGGCTGTATCCCTCTGACTATGG GTGGTGACCACACAATTGCATATCCAATCCTGCAAGCCATTGCTGAAAA GCATGGACCAGTGGGCCTGGTCCACGTCGATGCTCATGCTGATACCAGTGATGTGGTCTTGGGGGAGAAGATTGGACATGGGACTCCTTTCAGACGCTGTGTGGAGGAAGGGCTTTTGGACTGCAAGAGAGTGGTCCAGATCGGCCTGCGGGGTACAGGCTACTCTGCAGATTCATACGAATGGAGCCGAGCCCAG GGTTTCCGTGTGGTCCAAGCAGAAGAGTGTTGGTTCAAATCTCTGGCGCCTCTGAtggctgaggtcagaggtcagatggGCAGTGGTCCAGTGTACCTCAGCTTCGACATTGACGCTCTTGACCCGGGGTTTGCTCCGGGAACAGGCACACCAGAGATAGCAGGGCTTACTCCCATCCAG GGAGTTGAGATTATCCGAGGCTGTCGTGGTCTGAGTCTTGTTGGGTGTGACCTGGTGGAGGTGTCTCCACCGTATGACACCACAG gGAACACTGCATTGACCGGTGCCAACCTCCTCTTTGAAATGTTATGTGTGCTCCCAAATGTTAAATATCACTGA
- the pink1 gene encoding serine/threonine-protein kinase PINK1, mitochondrial gives MSVKHAISRGLELGRSVFQLGLLKSGVRVAAKLRVDRFRVGPSVRTAQPQAFLPSRYRFYRSSLRGLAAQLQSAGFRRRFTCGSPRNRALCLAFGLGIGLIEEQFEDDRKSAATCQEIQAVFRRKRFQSPLKMFTSGYKLEDYIIGNQIGKGSNAAVYEAAAQSASPKESDSKCSLVQLRDDEEEEGVKTRSVMCCSLRNFPLAIKMMWNLGAGSSSEAILKSMSQELVPAAAQAVKQGKEHIILDGQFGVLPRRVSAHPNVIRVYRAFTADVPLLPGAQEEYPDVLPTRLNPAGLGNNRTLFLVMKHYPYTLRQYLEVSTPDCRQGSLMVLQLLEGVDHLCRQGVAHRDLKSDNVLLEFDSGGCPRLVISDFGCCLAQRDSSLQLPFNSMWVSKGGNASLMAPEVVTAVPGCGVVIDFSKSDAWAVGAVSYEIFGKQNPFYRAVGLESSKYEEKQLPLLPSTVPAEVQSLIRLLLRRNPSKRPSARVAANMLHLSIWGRNALASQNPIDMKKLADWLLCQCAVVLLRGCCGPSGNSVEAELQRSFLSNLELEDLRTAVCFLLYGRQLQPAASILSA, from the exons ATGTCTGTGAAACACGCCATTAGTCGCGGGCTCGAGCTGGGCCGCTCGGTCTTTCAGCTGGGTCTTCTCAAATCCGGTGTCCGAGTCGCAGCAAAGCTCCGAGTTGACCGTTTTCGTGTCGGCCCGTCGGTCCGCACCGCTCAGCCTCAGGCTTTCCTGCCGTCTCGGTACCGCTTCTACCGCTCTTCTCTGCGGGGCTTGGCTGCTCAGCTACAGTCCGCCGGCTTCAGGAGGCGGTTCACTTGCGGGTCACCGCGGAACAGGGCCCTGTGTTTGGCCTTTGGTCTCGGTATCGGACTCATTGAAGAACAGTTCGAGGATGACAGAAAGAGTGCGGCGACATGTCAGGAGATCCAG GCTGTATTTAGGAGGAAAAGGTTCCAAAGCCCTCTTAAGATGTTCACCTCTGGATATAAACTGGAGGATTACATCATTGGGAACCAGATTGGGAAAGGCTCCAATGCAGCAGTGTACGAGGCTGCAGCTCAATCTGCCTCTCCAAAGGAAAGTGACAGCAAGTGCTCCCTGGTGCAGCTGAGagatgacgaggaggaggaaggagtgaAGACTCGGTCTGTGATGTGCTGCTCGCTACGAAACTTCCCTCTGGCTATCAAGATGATGTGGAACTTGGGA GCAGGTTCATCAAGCGAGGCAATATTGAAATCCATGTCACAGGAGTTGGTGCCTGCAGCAGCCCAGGCTGTAAAGCAGGGGAAAGAGCATATTATCCTAGATGG ACAATTTGGAGTCCTGCCCAGAAGAGTGTCAGCACATCCAAATGTGATCAGAGTGTACCGGGCTTTCACAGCAGACGTTCCTTTGCTTCCAGGTGCACAGGAAGAGTATCCAGATGTGCTGCCAACCAGGCTTAACCCAGCTGGTCTGGGCAACAACCGCACTCTTTTCCTGGTCATGAAACA CTATCCATACACACTGCGACAGTATCTGGAAGTGTCCACACCAGACTGCAGACAGGGCTCGCTGATGGTGCTGCAGCTGCTCGAGGGGGTCGACCATCTGTGCAGACAGGGTGTGGCTCACAGAGACCTCAAGTCAGACAATGTGCTGTTGGAGTTTGACTCAG GTGGATGCCCTCGTCTAGTGATTTCTGACTTTGGCTGCTGCCTGGCCCAGCGTGACTCGAGTCTACAGCTGCCCTTCAACAGTATGTGGGTCAGCAAAGGAGGGAATGCCTCACTCATGGCACCAGAG GTTGTGACTGCTGTCCCAGGATGTGGTGTGGTGATTGACTTCAGCAAATCGGATGCCTGGGCTGTGGGTGCCGTCTCCTATGAGATTTTCGGCAAACAGAACCCATTCTATAGAGCTGTGGGACTGGAGAGCAGCAAATACGAGGAGAAGCAGCTTCCTTTGCTGCCCTCTACTGTTCCTGCTGAAGTGCAGTCACTGATCAGATTACTCCTCAGGAGGAACCCGAGCAAG CGCCCCAGTGCTCGTGTCGCTGCTAATATGCTACATCTCAGCATTTGGGGACGGAATGCCCTCGCCAGTCAGAACCCCATTGACATGAAGAAGCTGGCCGACTGGCTGCTGTGTCAGTGTGCTGTGGTTCTCCTGAGGGGCTGTTGTGGACCCAGTGGGAACAGtgtggaggcggagcttcagaGGAGCTTTTTGTCTAACCTGGAACTGGAGGACCTGCGCACTGCTGTGTGCTTCCTGCTGTATGGACGACAGCTGCAGCCGGCGGCCTCCATACTGTCTGCATAG
- the LOC131468611 gene encoding trypsin I-P1-like: protein MGSLSTCVLLLLLAVSTPVFSRTDRIIGGEIVEPNTIKYQVSLRTENGVHFCGGALIRAQWVLSVAHCERRNMQVVLGEHDLYSVGPAEQTFTITEIFLNNFNPSTFQNDIMLLKLNRKAVLNAYVQPVALPNGNPMPLYNTECTVSGWGVTHLYSYTLSQFLRAAKVEVVQCPFVYVYYGWTNSKNLCAGFTDSPKDSCRGDSGGPLVCDGYLEGIVSWGIGCGIRRFPGVYTNIESFMKWISAIIDD from the exons ATGGGTTCCTTGTCAACAtgtgtgttgctgttgcttttgGCTGTCTCAACACCGG TGTTCTCACGGACAGACAGGATCATCGGTGGTGAAATTGTTGAGCCGAACACCATCAAATATCAGGTTTCTTTGAGGACTGAGAATGGGGTACACTTCTGTGGAGGAGCCCTGATACGAGCTCAGTGGGTACTTTCTGTTGCCCACTGTGAAAGACG GAACATGCAAGTGGTGTTAGGCGAACACGACCTGTACAGTGTGGGACCTGCAGAACAGACCTTCACCATCACAGAGATTTTTCTAAATAATTTTAACCCTTCTACATTTCAAAACGATATCATGCTCTTAAAG TTAAACAGGAAGGCGGTGTTGAATGCCTATGTACAGCCAGTTGCACTACCTAATGGCAACCCTATGCCACTTTATAATACTGAGTGCACAGTCAGTGGCTGGGGTGTCACTCACTTATACTCTTACACACTCTCTCAATTTCTACGTGCTGCTAAAGTGGAAGTGGTTCAGTGCCCTTTCGTCTACGTCTACTACGGCTGGACCAACTCAAAAAATCTGTGTGCAGGATTCACAGATTCTCCCAAAGATTCCTGCCGG GGTGATTCCGGTGGCCCCCTTGTCTGCGACGGCTATTTGGAGGGCATTGTCTCCTGGGGTATCGGCTGTGGAATCAGAAGATTCCCTGGTGTTTACACCAACATAGAGAGCTTTATGAAATGGATAAGTGCTATCATTGATGATTAG
- the zmp:0000001088 gene encoding trypsin, translating into MMDLSSLLIGILLEILTVNCQSDPGDRIVGGTTPVPNSIKYILSIQTLNHQHICAGSLINNYWAITAAHCYMDPERMVVVAGDYSLSIYEGTEQAMMPYLLIPHPEHDSSTKDNDIMLIKFRTPFNLTSYVSTILMPRQDASIPEGQMCRVSGWGLTNPSGGEIPSTLLTVKLPIFSTKKCNSSESFDGKITENMLCAGYSTGGKDACMGDSGGPLICEGRLYGVVSWGKGCAEAKLPGVYTAVSKYRKWIDNTVFNHYNRCDKNLFL; encoded by the exons ATGATGGATTTGTCATCTTTGTTGATTGGTATACTGCTGGAAATTCTGACTGTAAATT gtcaAAGTGACCCAGGCGACCGTATAGTGGGAGGAACCACACCGGTTCCAAATTCAATCAAGTATATTTTGTCGATACAGACCCTAAACCACCAGCACATCTGTGCAGGCTCCCTGATAAACAATTACTGGGCCATCACAGCAGCACACTGTTATATGGA CCCAGAAAGAATGGTGGTAGTGGCAGGAGACTACTCTCTGTCCATCTATGAGGGCACAGAGCAAGCAATGATGCCCTACCTCTTGATACCCCACCCTGAGCATGACAGCAGCACCAAAGACAACGACATCATGCTCATAAAG TTCAGGACCCCTTTCAACTTAACCAGCTATGTTTCCACCATCCTGATGCCCCGGCAAGATGCCTCCATACCAGAGGGGCAAATGTGCCGGGTGTCAGGCTGGGGACTCACCAACCCCAGTGGAGGAGAGATTCCCTCAACCCTCCTCACAGTCAAGCTCCCCATCTTCTCCACTAAAAAGTGCAACAGCAGCGAGTCTTTTGACGgcaaaatcacagaaaacatgCTGTGTGCTGGTTATAGCACCGGTGGAAAAGATGCTTGCATG GGGGACTCTGGGGGTCCGCTGATATGTGAAGGCCGGCTCTACGGTGTGGTGTCCTGGGGGAAAGGATGTGCTGAAGCCAAGTTACCTGGTGTCTACACTGCTGTGTCGAAATACCGCAAGTGGATAGACAACACCGTATTCAATCACTATAACAGGTGTGACAAAAATTTGTTTCTGTAA